The genomic segment ATGGTCGATTGCTGCTTGCCGTTATCAAAATACCGTACATTGATGCCGTTTTGTAAGTAATCCATAAAAAGCTCATTCTTTTGCAGCAGCTCAGCATTTTCAAAACGCTGCAATGCAGAAAGCGCTTCCTGAATCGCTTCTCGGGGCAGACCGGCATTGAGTCGATACAGCGCATCCTCTAAAACCGTATGATACAAAGGGCTATGAAAATCCCGCTCGATATCCGGTCCGTATACATGCTCATAGCCCAACGTTTCCGTAAAAAGCTCAATTAAAGAATGTTCATAATCGGTTTCGGTATATCCACCCATAGTGCTTTCTATCTCTCCTTTTGAAATAGACGGTTTAATTTCCGCTATCGCTACGCTAAATCAGAATTTATCGGCTGATTGATCCAATATATCTAAAATCTTATGCGGTGTTACGACAAACGGTTCGGTCGGAAAGTGCTTTATATTGCCGGTAATTAAAAAGGCTTCAAACTGCTCCCGAGCATGGAGCGTAACTGCATAAAAAACAATGTCTTTCGGATCAGGCATCGGCTCTTTAACCGGTATACCGTTAAATTTTAACCCTATCTCTTGTATCTCATTTACGACAATATCAACCGCTGCCGGAGGAAAGCAAAATTTTGGCCGGTGCAGCACAGCAGTGTATTCGGCAATGATTTCCGCATTATAAACGGGGATAATAGTACCTGCATACATAGCATTAATAACATAATGGGGGATAGAATTTTCTTTCAAAAATGCAGAAACAAGCACATTAGTATCGATAACGGCATATAAAGGCATATCATTGCCCTTTGCGTACTGCATCGATTTCGCTATTAATTGCTTCGAGACTCATGTCGGAAACACCGTTTACCGCAGCGCTTTGAGTCATTGCCTGCATCGCCGACATTACATCCGGTCGGATTTGTCGTTTCAGAGCATGCTGCTCGGTATTGCCCAACTTCATGCTGAACGGAATGCCGTTTTCCACAACACTCCGCTTAAAAAAAATACGCACCGCTGTCGATAAGTCTAAGCCCAGGTGCTCATAAACTGCGGCAGCATCATCTTTCAGCTTTTCGTCCACCCGAATTTGAACCAAGGTACTTGCCATACAAAGTCTCCTGTAGCTAATATTATCATACAAAACATTCTTTCTGCAAGTACATTGTAATGACTTAATACTTATATTCGCAAAAGGCTTTCAAATTGTTTGAGAAT from the Treponema vincentii F0403 genome contains:
- a CDS encoding PIN domain-containing protein, which translates into the protein MPLYAVIDTNVLVSAFLKENSIPHYVINAMYAGTIIPVYNAEIIAEYTAVLHRPKFCFPPAAVDIVVNEIQEIGLKFNGIPVKEPMPDPKDIVFYAVTLHAREQFEAFLITGNIKHFPTEPFVVTPHKILDILDQSADKF
- a CDS encoding type II toxin-antitoxin system RelB/DinJ family antitoxin; the protein is MASTLVQIRVDEKLKDDAAAVYEHLGLDLSTAVRIFFKRSVVENGIPFSMKLGNTEQHALKRQIRPDVMSAMQAMTQSAAVNGVSDMSLEAINSEIDAVRKGQ